DNA from Lentibacillus amyloliquefaciens:
AGCTAAATCATTTTCGGGATCAATTTCCACTGGTGTATATGCTCCATCACTTTTCTCGATAATTGATTCAAATAGGTGTATGTCCTCCGATTGCTCCACTTGAACAACCATGTTGTACTGTTTTTTCTGAATAAACGGGTATAGTTTGTTTTTGGGAAATGGCAAATAATCTTTAATGCCGGTGACAACAGTATGTTTCAATGGCGTCTTCCCCCGGACGTTTGTTACGCGGGGCAATAAAACATCCAAACACACAATAAATGCTGCACCTGAATCATTCAGCTGATATTCAAGTTCTCTTTCTTTGTATAGCGGGTTTGTCTGAACAACAATCGCACCAGCCATCAAAGCCCCGTAGTAACTGATGACGGCTTGAGGAGAATTTGGCAGCATAACGGCAACTCTGTCACCTTTTTTAAGCCCAAGGGACTGAAAATAACCTGCCAATTTTTTGGCTTCGGTATAAACTTCTTCAAACGTCATTTCTTTGCCCATAAAATGAAGCGCTTTCTTTTTTGGGAATTTTTTAGCTGTTGCTGCCAAAAAATAATCGAGCGGCTTTTCATCGTACACAATTGTTGTCGGAATTTCATCCGGATATTTTGCATACCAATTCTTTTCTTCCGGCATTCTCGTTTCCTCCTTTTTTAAATTGCACACTCTCATTATATCGAAAAATGTTTATTTTTTGAAATCTTATAGACTATTTTTTATGAATTCATTTGTATTTATTAAAGCTTTGCCTGCTTAAAAGCCTTCAGACAAAGCTTTAGCCTCTTCATGAGCAAATCATATATACATAAATCGGCTTAAATAAAATAAAAAACGCCGACGATCAAAAATATAACAGCAACAACAAACATGATTTTTGCCAGCCGTTCCAATAACAATTTAATCTCCCCCAATACTTGCGCCAATTACAAACGCCAATCCGACAGATATAAGCAGTGATATTAGACCGACCGCTTTGTTGCCTTTTCCAATTTCATCATCGATATTAATCGAAGGTGTCAAAAATTCAAAGATAATATAACCAAGCAATAACAATACGAAGCCAAATGCTCCCCAGCCGATTGTCTCAAACAATGAATCATTATGATCAATGGAAGAGCGGAAGATAATGGCCAGACCGAATATTTT
Protein-coding regions in this window:
- a CDS encoding DUF350 domain-containing protein is translated as MTTFWENILVETAARYSVVILCTIVFLAVFELVTSYRNWQEIKNGNLAVAMATGGKIFGLAIIFRSSIDHNDSLFETIGWGAFGFVLLLLGYIIFEFLTPSINIDDEIGKGNKAVGLISLLISVGLAFVIGASIGGD